The following are from one region of the Coffea eugenioides isolate CCC68of chromosome 2, Ceug_1.0, whole genome shotgun sequence genome:
- the LOC113761563 gene encoding GDP-mannose transporter GONST3, producing the protein MSNDVENPKDGHATKAGHGLNVPPSSPALETTQSTWYGSLIQQASVYGVAAGYCISASLLSIINKWAVMKFPYPGALTALQYFTSAAGVLLCGWLKVIEHDKLELLTMWRFLPAAIIFYLSLFTNSELLLHANVDTFIVFRSAVPIFVAIGETLCLNQPWPSLKTWGSLVTIFAGSVLYVLTDYQFTVTAYAWALAYLVSMSIDFVYIKHVVMTIGLNTWGLVLYNNLEALLLFPVELFIMGELKKMKHDISDESDWSSFQVVLPVGLSCLFGLAISFFGFSCRRAISATGFTVLGIVNKLLTVVINLVIWDKHSTIIGTVGLLICMMGGVMYQQSTSNKANAVKESKAQEREEEQQKLLEMQSNVEQISDSGERES; encoded by the coding sequence ATGTCCAATGATGTGGAAAATCCGAAAGATGGCCATGCCACAAAAGCAGGGCACGGTTTGAATGTTCCTCCCTCATCACCAGCCCTTGAAACCACCCAATCAACCTGGTACGGTAGCTTGATTCAGCAAGCCTCTGTATATGGCGTAGCTGCTGGGTACTGTATTTCAGCATCATTGTTATCTATAATCAACAAATGGGCTGTCATGAAATTCCCTTATCCCGGAGCTCTAACCGCATTGCAGTACTTCACCAGTGCTGCTGGAGTGCTACTTTGTGGTTGGCTTAAGGTTATAGAGCATGATAAACTTGAACTTTTAACTATGTGGCGCTTCTTACCTGCTGCTATCATATTCTATCTATCCCTTTTCACGAATAGTGAGCTCCTCCTGCACGCCAATGTTGATACCTTCATTGTTTTCCGGTCAGCAGTTCCTATTTTCGTTGCAATAGGAGAAACTCTCTGCTTGAATCAGCCGTGGCCTTCATTGAAGACATGGGGATCACTTGTAACGATATTTGCTGGTAGTGTGCTTTATGTACTGACTGATTATCAGTTCACTGTTACGGCTTATGCCTGGGCTTTGGCCTACCTTGTCAGCATGTCTATTGATTTTGTTTACATTAAGCATGTGGTTATGACCATTGGTTTGAATACTTGGGGACTTGTGCTCTACAACAATCTTGAGGCTCTGCTATTGTTTCCAGTGGAGCTATTTATAATGGGGGAGTTGAAGAAGATGAAGCATGATATTTCTGATGAATCAGATTGGTCCTCTTTTCAGGTGGTCCTGCCAGTGGGCCTGTCATGTTTGTTTGGTTTAGCCATCTCTTTTTTCGGGTTTTCTTGCCGTAGAGCAATCTCTGCAACAGGGTTCACTGTTCTTGGCATTGTAAACAAGCTTTTAACAGTTGTAATAAATTTAGTCATCTGGGACAAGCATTCAACAATTATTGGAACAGTTGGGCTTTTGATTTGCATGATGGGTGGGGTTATGTACCAGCAGTCTACGAGCAACAAGGCTAATGCTGTTAAAGAATCCAAGGCACAAGAAAGAGAAGAGGAACAGCAAAAGCTGCTTGAAATGCAGAGCAATGTGGAACAAATATCAGACTCGGGAGAACGAGAGTCATGA